TCATTTATGCATTTATCATATTTTGAAGGAATAAGTTATGAATATTTAGCTATAGGTCATCCAATAAATGAAAGTTCTACAATAGGTTTACAAATAATGTACCTTAATTATGGCAGTATGGACAAAACATTAGAGAATTCAGCTGGTGGATATGATGCGGTAGGCAGTGTTGGCAGTTTTGAAGCCAAAGATATAGGCGGTGCGATAAGTTACGGCAAGCAGGTAGATGAAACAATAAATGTAGGCGGCAGTTTAAAGATGGTAAGCCAGAAGATAGATACAAATAGTGCATCAGGCTTTGGGTTAGATTTAGGAGTAGAGTACGTTCCTGTAAAAGGCGGATTACAATTAGGGTTAGCAGTCCAGAACTTAGGCGGTAAAGTGGATAGCAACAGCTTACCAGGTAATATAAAAGCAGGATTAGGTAAGAAGCTATCAGCATTTGAAGGTGAGAACAATTTAACAATGGCAGCCGATGTTAATTATGAATTAGACACAGCAACCACAAAAGAGAACATAGGGTTAGAGTTAATGGTAGCGGAGATGGTAGCAATACGTGCAGGCTACAAGATAGGCTATGATGAAGAGAGTTACACATTAGGCGGAGGTTTTAAAATGAGCGGTGCAAGCTCAACATTTAATATAGATTACGCATTTGTCCCGACAAAAGATTTAGGCGACACGCACAGAGTATCTTTAGGAATAAGGTTTGGAGGGAAAGAATAAGAGGCGTCCGAAGTCCAATGTCCAAAGTTGTAGTCGCTTGCCCTTGGCAAGCATAAGAACGATTGAAAAATTAGAAGAAAAATGATAAAATATAAGGGAATATTAAAAGATTTAAAGATTAAAAATTTCATTACACATAACACATTGAACATTACACAAATTGAAAATTGGAGGTAAATTTATGGGTAAGATTATTAGATGGTTTATGATGTTAGCGGTGGTAATGTTTATTAGTTGCATTACTGTTAGAAATCTTTCTGCATCGCCACAGCCGGGTGAGGTCTACAGGGAGTGGTGTTCAGCGTCTACCGTTACGTATGCTAATACCGGTGACTGGCGTGTAACAAGTCCGACCGCAGATAGCGTAAAG
This genomic interval from Elusimicrobiota bacterium contains the following:
- a CDS encoding PorV/PorQ family protein, whose product is MKITNKETKNEVKGGKMYKMLSAMILALMVVSIICTGKLQAGVGSSAMEFLKLGIGAKQEGMGGAQVAVAEDVNSVYWNPAGLGSVSATELSFMHLSYFEGISYEYLAIGHPINESSTIGLQIMYLNYGSMDKTLENSAGGYDAVGSVGSFEAKDIGGAISYGKQVDETINVGGSLKMVSQKIDTNSASGFGLDLGVEYVPVKGGLQLGLAVQNLGGKVDSNSLPGNIKAGLGKKLSAFEGENNLTMAADVNYELDTATTKENIGLELMVAEMVAIRAGYKIGYDEESYTLGGGFKMSGASSTFNIDYAFVPTKDLGDTHRVSLGIRFGGKE